AGCTTCGTGGTAAATGTTGGTTCGCAAGTGCAACCGGGGTGCCCCGACGGGTCTACAGCACCTCGGGGGCGAGGGATACAATGCGCATGAACTGCTTCTCGCGGACCTCCCGGGCCACGGGCCCAAAGACGCGCGTCCCCACCGGCTCCTCTTCCTGGTTGATGAGCACGGCCGCGTTCTCGTCGAAGCGAATGTAGGTGCCGTCGTCGCGGCGCGTCTCCTTGGCGGCCCGCACCACAACGGCCCGGCTCACGTCGCCCTTGTTGATCTCTCCACTCGGGATGGCCGACTTGACGGAAACCACAATCTGGTCTCCGATGCCCGCGTAGCGGCGTCCGCTACTGCCGAGCACGCGGATGCACAATGCTTCCTTGGCCCCGCTGTTATCGGCCACGTTGAGTCGCGTCTCTTGTTGAATCATGGGTGTCGTCCAGGTCAGTGTTCGAAGTTAAAAGGCCACGTGGAGGCCGGAGGACTCCGGACCGCCAGCGAAGGGTGCGGGCGCTACTTGGCCCGCTCAACGATGTCGACGAGACGCCATCGCTTGTTCTTGCTAATGGGGCGCGTCTCCATAATCTGGACCGTGTCCCCCTCGCTGGCCTCGTCGTCTTCGTCGTGGGCCATGAAGGTGGAAGACCGTTCCAGGTACTTTCCATACATCGGGTGCTTCATCTGACGGCGGACGGACACGGTGATAGTCTTGTCCATCTTGGCCGATTCGACAACCCCAATGCGTTCCTTGCGGTCGTTGCGGTCGAGAGCCTCGTCGTGGTCGTCCGTGTGCGTGTCGGTGTTGTTCTCAGTCTGCTCCATAATACCCTATCGGCAATTTGATCGTCTGAATGGGTGCATCGGCGGGTGCGCCAGGGCGGCTACGCGGGCTCTTCCTCGACCGCCTGCTTCTCGTTGCGAATCGTCTTTAGGCGGGCGATGAGACGACGCTTGGTGCGGAGGAGCATCGGGTTTTCCAAGCGCCCCCGAATGGCATGCTGGAACTGAAGCTCTTCCAGCTCTTCTTCCTCCTCGTCA
This is a stretch of genomic DNA from Salinibacter grassmerensis. It encodes these proteins:
- the rpmC gene encoding 50S ribosomal protein L29, translating into MDADQIRDLSIAEIETRIDEEEEELEELQFQHAIRGRLENPMLLRTKRRLIARLKTIRNEKQAVEEEPA
- the rpsQ gene encoding 30S ribosomal protein S17, with the translated sequence MEQTENNTDTHTDDHDEALDRNDRKERIGVVESAKMDKTITVSVRRQMKHPMYGKYLERSSTFMAHDEDDEASEGDTVQIMETRPISKNKRWRLVDIVERAK
- the rplN gene encoding 50S ribosomal protein L14; the encoded protein is MIQQETRLNVADNSGAKEALCIRVLGSSGRRYAGIGDQIVVSVKSAIPSGEINKGDVSRAVVVRAAKETRRDDGTYIRFDENAAVLINQEEEPVGTRVFGPVAREVREKQFMRIVSLAPEVL